Proteins encoded within one genomic window of Desulfonatronum thiodismutans:
- the lon gene encoding endopeptidase La, with product MSTKNENQQVDVIADSEEQEAHVKRGSEVEPVSESEDRDGGNAGQEMPKHVPLLPVRDVVVFNYMILPLFVGRERSINAVDAALNSNRHILISTQKEEKTDDPGPEEVHSVGTLATIMRMLKMPDGRLKVLVQGVTRARITGYVQNDPFHMVEIEPIEEDEVREPSPQLEAMVRTAREQSEKILSLRGIASPDVLAVLNSVEEPGRLADLIASNLRMKVEDAQEILACEDSVQRLALVNKQLIKEAEVAEMQAKIQSMAKEGMDKAQREFFLREQLKAIRKELGDSGEGEEDLEELRAALKKAGLPKEVRKEADKQLKRLESMHPESSEATVIRTYLDWLVELPWKKMSKDQLIIQKAKTVLDDDHYGLDKVKDRILEYLSVRKLNPDMKGPILCFVGPPGVGKTSLGRSIASSLGRKFVRMSLGGIRDEAEIRGHRRTYIGSMPGRIIQSIKQAGTRNPVIMLDEVDKVGTDFRGDPSSALLEVLDPEQNSTFSDHYLNVPFDLSKVMFICTANVLDTIPSALLDRMEVIRIPGYTEAEKIKIARRYLLPRQIKENGLKPEDVAISDQIISRMIREYTREAGLRNLERELGSVCRKLARKVAEDEAGPFTVTARMLNKLLGVARFLENEKDKELYPGVALGLAWTPVGGEVLHVEVSTMPGKGKLILTGQLGDVMKESAQAALSIARNRAGTLGLDPDFAEKNDIHIHVPAGATPKDGPSAGVTLVTALFSALTNTPARNDLAMTGEITLRGRVMPVGGIKEKILAAVAHGLKTVLIPAQNKKDLQEVPADLLRKIKVRYVEHVDEIWPLVVSKEKK from the coding sequence ATGAGTACGAAAAACGAAAACCAACAAGTGGACGTCATCGCCGATTCCGAAGAGCAGGAAGCACATGTGAAGCGAGGGTCCGAAGTGGAGCCCGTTTCCGAATCCGAGGATCGGGACGGCGGCAACGCGGGGCAGGAGATGCCCAAGCATGTTCCGCTTTTGCCGGTGCGGGACGTGGTCGTTTTCAATTACATGATCCTGCCGCTTTTCGTGGGTCGGGAGCGGTCCATCAACGCGGTGGACGCGGCCCTGAACAGCAATCGGCACATCCTGATCTCCACCCAGAAAGAGGAAAAGACCGACGATCCCGGGCCGGAGGAAGTTCATTCCGTGGGCACCCTGGCCACGATCATGCGCATGCTCAAGATGCCCGACGGACGCCTGAAAGTGCTGGTCCAGGGCGTGACCCGGGCCCGGATCACAGGTTACGTGCAGAACGATCCGTTCCATATGGTGGAGATCGAGCCCATTGAAGAGGATGAGGTCCGCGAGCCCTCGCCGCAACTGGAGGCCATGGTCCGCACGGCCAGGGAGCAGAGCGAGAAGATTCTCTCCCTGCGCGGCATCGCCTCTCCGGACGTGTTGGCCGTGCTGAACAGCGTGGAGGAGCCGGGCCGATTGGCGGACCTGATCGCCTCCAATCTGCGGATGAAGGTCGAAGACGCCCAGGAAATCCTGGCCTGCGAGGACTCGGTTCAACGCCTGGCCCTGGTCAACAAGCAGTTGATCAAGGAGGCCGAGGTCGCGGAGATGCAGGCCAAGATCCAGAGCATGGCCAAGGAGGGCATGGACAAGGCCCAGCGGGAATTTTTCCTGCGCGAACAGCTCAAGGCCATTCGCAAAGAGTTGGGCGACTCCGGGGAAGGGGAGGAGGATCTGGAGGAACTGCGCGCGGCCTTGAAAAAGGCCGGATTGCCCAAGGAGGTGCGCAAGGAGGCGGACAAACAGCTCAAGCGGCTGGAGTCCATGCATCCGGAGTCCTCGGAAGCCACGGTCATCCGGACCTATCTGGATTGGCTCGTGGAACTGCCCTGGAAAAAAATGTCCAAGGACCAGTTGATCATCCAGAAGGCCAAGACCGTCCTGGACGACGATCACTACGGCCTGGACAAGGTCAAGGACCGCATTCTGGAATACCTGAGCGTGCGCAAGCTCAACCCGGACATGAAGGGGCCGATTTTGTGCTTTGTCGGGCCTCCCGGCGTGGGCAAGACTTCCCTTGGGCGGTCTATCGCCAGTTCCCTGGGCCGCAAGTTCGTGCGCATGTCCCTGGGCGGCATCCGGGATGAGGCCGAGATTCGGGGGCACCGCCGGACCTACATCGGTTCCATGCCCGGACGGATCATCCAGAGCATCAAGCAGGCCGGGACGCGTAACCCGGTGATCATGCTGGACGAGGTGGACAAAGTTGGCACGGATTTTCGCGGCGATCCGTCGTCGGCGTTGCTGGAAGTCCTGGACCCGGAACAGAACTCCACCTTCAGCGACCACTACCTGAACGTGCCCTTCGACCTGTCCAAGGTCATGTTCATCTGCACGGCCAACGTCCTGGACACCATCCCCTCTGCTCTTCTGGACCGGATGGAAGTGATCCGCATCCCCGGATACACCGAGGCCGAGAAGATCAAGATTGCCCGGCGCTACCTGCTGCCCCGGCAGATCAAGGAAAACGGGCTGAAACCCGAGGATGTGGCCATCTCCGACCAGATCATCAGCAGGATGATCCGCGAATACACCCGGGAGGCCGGATTGCGGAATCTGGAGCGGGAACTGGGCTCGGTGTGCCGCAAGCTGGCCCGCAAGGTGGCCGAGGACGAAGCCGGACCCTTCACGGTCACGGCCAGGATGCTGAACAAGCTCTTGGGAGTCGCCCGGTTTTTGGAGAATGAAAAGGACAAGGAACTTTATCCCGGCGTGGCCCTGGGGCTGGCCTGGACCCCGGTGGGCGGCGAGGTGCTGCACGTGGAGGTATCCACCATGCCTGGCAAGGGCAAGCTGATTCTGACCGGGCAGCTGGGCGACGTGATGAAGGAGAGCGCTCAGGCCGCGTTGAGCATTGCCCGCAACCGGGCCGGAACCCTGGGGCTGGATCCGGATTTCGCCGAAAAGAACGACATCCACATTCACGTCCCGGCCGGAGCCACGCCCAAGGACGGTCCGTCCGCCGGAGTGACGCTGGTCACGGCTCTGTTTTCGGCCCTGACCAATACCCCGGCCAGGAACGATCTGGCCATGACCGGCGAGATCACCCTGCGCGGGCGGGTGATGCCCGTGGGCGGGATCAAGGAAAAGATTCTCGCCGCCGTGGCCCACGGTCTGAAAACCGTGCTGATTCCGGCTCAGAACAAGAAAGACCTGCAGGAAGTCCCCGCCGACCTGCTGCGCAAGATCAAGGTCCGATATGTGGAACACGTGGACGAGATCTGGCCGCTGGTGGTTTCGAAAGAGAAGAAGTAG
- the radC gene encoding RadC family protein, which produces MDKHYLGHRKRLKERLTRSSQGLADYEVLELLLGYALPRRDTKELAKALLARCGSLRGLFHASAADLADVPGMSPSVNVLLNVWREFWSRVQEGLIQEREVFSHPRIVADFAIARLGRERTEQFWVALVDNKNRLIHWQRVSQGTVDQTPVYPREILRLVLHHQASGLILVHNHPGGDPKPSVQDQELTKKMQRAAQEMDIRVLDHIVVTDHDYFSFQAQGLL; this is translated from the coding sequence ATGGACAAACACTACCTTGGACACCGAAAACGGCTCAAAGAGCGTCTTACGCGGAGTTCTCAGGGCCTGGCGGACTATGAAGTCCTGGAATTGCTGCTCGGCTATGCCTTGCCCCGGCGGGACACCAAGGAGCTGGCCAAGGCGCTGTTGGCCCGGTGTGGTTCGCTGCGCGGGTTGTTTCACGCCTCCGCCGCAGACTTGGCGGACGTCCCGGGGATGAGCCCCAGCGTCAACGTGCTGCTGAACGTCTGGCGCGAATTCTGGAGCCGGGTGCAGGAGGGGTTGATCCAGGAGCGGGAAGTGTTCAGCCATCCCCGCATCGTGGCGGACTTCGCCATCGCCCGGCTTGGCCGGGAGCGAACCGAACAGTTTTGGGTGGCTCTGGTGGACAACAAAAATCGGCTGATTCACTGGCAACGGGTCAGCCAGGGCACCGTGGATCAGACGCCGGTCTATCCCCGGGAAATCCTGCGCTTGGTCCTGCATCACCAAGCAAGCGGGCTGATTCTGGTTCACAACCATCCCGGCGGGGACCCCAAGCCCTCGGTTCAGGATCAGGAATTGACCAAAAAGATGCAGCGAGCGGCCCAGGAGATGGACATTCGCGTTTTAGATCATATTGTGGTCACGGACCACGACTATTTCAGCTTTCAAGCCCAGGGGCTGCTGTAA
- a CDS encoding DNA polymerase III subunit delta, with product MIQREIQRRVRAAGCEGWSRTTYWADEPLESGFWTSLAMPGLMSLLGQGRIVVLRRANALTVKVWADLEPLLRKSKPDLWIFFCLEGEWKGKAPAVPAVLAKQPFFKAAQKRQWVWESPGMTPQSLRAELKAWAKRRGVEFAPSVEEKLAGLLPLDGARFGNELQKLELALGERQRMETSDLGLFGEPASLDNFAFLRGMLQSSASLDVWQTVMLDREAGNSGMLMPVLGLLQREMRILWMLNAGEDGAVSLPPFIKGEKKRLAAQLGEQGIARVIDLVFQAESDLKSGRKQADQILEFLVSNLALRPGLRQ from the coding sequence ATGATTCAGAGGGAGATCCAGCGGAGAGTGCGGGCCGCCGGGTGCGAAGGGTGGAGTCGGACCACGTATTGGGCGGACGAGCCCTTGGAGTCCGGGTTTTGGACTTCCCTGGCCATGCCGGGGCTGATGAGCTTGTTGGGGCAGGGCAGAATAGTGGTGCTGCGGCGGGCCAACGCTTTGACGGTCAAGGTCTGGGCCGATCTGGAGCCGCTTTTGCGCAAGAGCAAGCCGGACTTGTGGATATTTTTCTGCCTGGAAGGGGAGTGGAAGGGCAAGGCTCCTGCCGTGCCGGCGGTTCTGGCCAAGCAGCCCTTTTTTAAAGCGGCTCAAAAAAGGCAGTGGGTTTGGGAGTCTCCGGGCATGACGCCCCAGAGCCTGCGCGCCGAGCTGAAGGCCTGGGCCAAACGGCGGGGTGTTGAGTTCGCGCCGTCCGTGGAGGAAAAACTGGCCGGGCTGCTGCCGCTGGACGGAGCCCGATTCGGCAACGAACTGCAAAAGTTGGAATTGGCCCTGGGCGAGCGGCAACGGATGGAAACCTCTGACCTGGGGCTGTTTGGCGAACCGGCCTCCCTGGACAACTTCGCCTTTCTGCGCGGGATGCTTCAATCCTCGGCCAGCTTGGACGTCTGGCAAACCGTGATGCTGGACCGGGAAGCCGGTAACTCGGGAATGCTGATGCCCGTGCTGGGCCTGCTCCAACGGGAGATGCGCATTCTCTGGATGCTCAACGCCGGAGAGGACGGCGCCGTCTCCCTGCCCCCCTTTATCAAGGGCGAAAAGAAGCGTCTGGCCGCACAGTTGGGCGAGCAGGGCATCGCCCGGGTCATCGACTTGGTATTTCAAGCTGAATCCGATCTGAAATCCGGCCGCAAACAAGCTGATCAAATCCTCGAATTTCTCGTCTCCAATCTCGCTTTGCGTCCCGGCCTTCGCCAGTGA
- a CDS encoding acylphosphatase, which produces MNILHAHVRGRVQGVYFRGWTRGQAQRLGLSGWVRNLRDGRVEVLAQGDEAALRELEKLLRQGPSFSRVDDVAVLAVTEEGATPEGFHIAPTV; this is translated from the coding sequence ATGAATATCTTGCATGCCCATGTACGTGGACGAGTCCAGGGAGTGTATTTTCGAGGCTGGACCCGGGGCCAAGCCCAGCGTTTGGGACTCAGCGGCTGGGTGCGCAATCTCCGGGACGGACGGGTGGAGGTCCTGGCCCAGGGCGACGAAGCGGCGTTGCGGGAGTTGGAGAAGCTGCTCCGGCAGGGACCGTCCTTCAGCCGGGTGGATGACGTCGCGGTCTTGGCCGTCACGGAGGAAGGGGCAACCCCGGAGGGCTTTCATATTGCTCCGACGGTGTAA
- a CDS encoding endonuclease NucS domain-containing protein gives MSSITEDQKSAIISLLREGVFEREQIASQLGVPPNVVRSIKAHYTMGTYDKMASSVSESETEEIIDAVEASFGLERDLQIALRANIQQLERGLEIADDGKEHQTDAGRIDILAKDKSGTVVVIELKAGTAKPEALTQLLSYMGTVDSGGQPVRGILIAGEFHPRVVYAARAIGNVQLIRYRFNFAFEAVAA, from the coding sequence ATGTCGTCCATAACCGAAGATCAAAAGTCGGCGATCATCTCCCTGCTTCGCGAAGGAGTTTTTGAACGAGAGCAGATAGCGTCTCAATTGGGAGTTCCTCCGAACGTCGTCAGGTCGATTAAAGCCCATTATACCATGGGGACGTACGACAAGATGGCTTCTTCCGTTTCAGAATCGGAAACGGAAGAAATCATCGACGCGGTTGAGGCGTCCTTCGGGTTAGAGCGGGATCTGCAGATCGCTTTGAGAGCGAATATCCAGCAGTTGGAACGCGGACTGGAAATCGCGGATGACGGGAAAGAACACCAGACGGACGCTGGTCGCATAGATATTCTCGCGAAAGACAAGTCCGGAACAGTCGTCGTTATCGAATTGAAAGCCGGAACCGCCAAGCCCGAGGCCTTGACGCAGCTGTTGTCGTACATGGGAACGGTGGATTCGGGAGGACAACCCGTTCGAGGCATATTGATCGCCGGGGAGTTCCACCCACGGGTCGTTTATGCCGCGCGAGCAATCGGCAATGTCCAATTGATCCGCTATCGATTCAATTTTGCTTTTGAAGCCGTCGCGGCGTGA